A window of Castanea sativa cultivar Marrone di Chiusa Pesio chromosome 1, ASM4071231v1 contains these coding sequences:
- the LOC142630820 gene encoding uncharacterized protein LOC142630820, producing the protein MLSSVTCPLERQIPSLRIAIQEGLSNEENVCLRLEELEVLDEKRLEAQQRLECYQACISRTFNKKVRPRSFQVEDLVLVVRRPIIVTHCTKNKFVSKWDGPYVVQDDYTNGAYKLVAKDGLRIGPVNGKFLKLHHA; encoded by the coding sequence atgctaagttcagtcacatgtcCACTTGAACGCCAAATTCCTTCATTAAGGATTGCCATTCAAGAAGGTCTTTCTAATGAAGAAAATGTTTGTCTACGACTTGAAGAACTAGAAGTTTTGGATGAAAAAAGGCTGGAGGCACAACAACGCCTTGAATGTTATCAAGCTTGCATTTCTAGGACTTTCAACAAGAAGGTTCGTCCTCGATCTTTCCAAGTTGAAGATTTGGTTCTTGTTGTACGAAGACCCATCATTGTCACCCATTGCACTAAGAACAAGTTTGTTTCAAAATGGGATGGACCATATGTTGTTCAAGATGACTATACAAATGGAGCATACAAGTTGGTTGCTAAAGATGGTTTGAGAATTGGCCCTGTCAACGGTAAATTCTTGAAACTTCATCATGCCTAA